The genomic segment TGTAGCAAGTAACACTGGGCCAAAATGTCTTGTGCTTCGTACAGCAGTGGGTTGCGATGACACATATCAATCGCCAGCTCGATAGCGGCGTCATAGTTTGTCATCAGCATTTCAGTTTTTGCCAGCGCAATCGTCACCCAAGGTTGTGGCTTTTGTGCTAAAAGCGGAGTCAACATGTGTTTGGCTTGAGTGAATTCACCGGCTTTCCAGTATAGCTCTGCGAGCAAACGACAGCAGGTTTTTGCATAGCGCGTACCTGACATGATTAACCGCCGGCAAGCTGCGATAGCTTCTGGGATATCGTTTTTCTGCATTGCTTCGTACACCGGACGTAGGGCTAAACGCTTCTGATAGGCTTTTGATAATCTGAGGTTTAGTTGAGCTTGGGAAAACGGTTTTATAAGGTAATCATCAGGGTGTTGTTCAACACTGCCAAATACCACGGGGCGCTCAGAGTCGGCGCTGACGACAGCAAATACGGTTTCCGGTTTGACTAAGTTTTTTTGTCTTGCTTCTTCTAAAAATTGATAGCCGTTTTTTTTGCCTGAACCTAAATGTAAGTCACAAATGATAAAATCAAATTTCTCTTTCTTGCAGGCAGCAAGAGCTGAGTCAGCATTTTGCACAGCGACGACCGATTGCGCACCCATATTGTTTACCACACCACGGAGCAGTGTGAGAAAGGGGCGTTGGTCATCCACAATCAATACGCGTTTATCAGAGTAATTCATGATTTATCTACCTTTAGTGTCCGTTACATAAGGTGCTTAGTCGTGATGTTGAAATAAGAGTTTTATCACAATTTAACAGTGTAGGGTAAATAATTAACCTCTCTTGAGAGGGGTAAGTTACAGGTTTTTGAGATAAGTTGGTTATGTATTCTTATCCTTTAGTATAGGTTTTAGCGTGTATTAATATATTTTCCCCACTGGGATATAGCAGTGAAAAGTAGGATTTGTGTTACGCTAATAGCATTATTTGAGTGCTATTTTTGTATAGTTATTTATGATGAATGCATTGGAAAAAACCAATGATAAGAGAAGCTTAGGTGTTTGATTTTTGCATAGTGGGCGGTGGAATGGTGGGCGCAACAACCGCCTTAGGCCTTGCCCAGAAAGGATTTAGTGTTGCTTTGGTAGAAACCCATCTGCCCGAGCCGTTTACGACAGATGATGAACCAGACATGCGGGTATCGGCGATCAGTGTGACATCACAGCTGTTGTTAGCATCGCTGGGAGCGTGGCAACACATAGCGCATATGCGCACATGCAGTTATCGGCGTTTGTCTGTGTGGGAAAATATCACGGCTCGTACCGATTTTGACTGCGCAGATATTCACGCGGACCGCCTTGGTTACATCGTAGAGAACCGCATCTTGCAGCTGGGAATCCATCAGGCGTTAGCGAACTTGCCGAACGTCACTTGGTTTACCAAGAGCGACATTACTATGATTGATACGGGTCATGCGAGCCATCGTTTTCCAGAAATACATTTTGCTGATAAGAGCTTGCTCACTTGTAAATGGATAATCGGCGCTGATGGCTTACATTCTAAGGTACGCTCGGCGGCGAATATTGGTACGCAAGGCTGGCAGTATCGTCAGCAGGCTCTTGCTATTCAGGTTGTTACCCATGCTGCCCCGCAAGATATTACCTGGCAACAATTCATACCATCAGGGCCCGTTGCATTTTTACCTATGTATGAACAGTTTGCCTCCTTGGTGTGGTACAACACGAATGACAATATTAGGCGTTTAAAAGCATTGTCGCCATCAGCTCTTAAACAAGAAATTAAACAGGCTTTCCCTGATGAATTGGTCGATTTTGATGTCTTAAAGACAGCACATTTTCCTTTGATGAGAATGCATGCCAATCAGTACGTTAAAAACAATGTTGTACTAGTAGGAGACGCTGCACACGCCATTAACCCTTTGGCAGGACAAGGGGTTAATCTTGGGTTTAAAGACGTAGCAGCCTTGCTTGATTGCATTGATGGCCGTTCGCCATCAGTTGATTGTATGCATAAGTACGAAGCCAAACGACGACGTGACAACTTATTGATGATGAGTGCAATGGACGCGATTTATGGCACTTTTAAACAGAGTAACCCGTTGATAAAGACTTTGCGTAACCTAGGACTAACCTTGGCTAACAATGGTGGGCCAATAAAACATCAGGTTATGAAATATGCCATGGGGTTGCGTTGAGCGAATGCAACTTTTTAAACATACAAACTAAATTCATACATGTGGCAAACCGATTAGGAGAATAACAATGATAAAACGGCTTTTGATCCCGTTGACGCTGAGCGCACTTGTTGGCGCTTGTTCTTCATCTGACGAGCGAGGTGTGATGAGTACACAGGCGTCAAGCGTGAACCAAGCAAAAAATGCATTAAGTAGCCAGGCTAAAAAAGCCCAGTTGCAGACGTTGGTTGAGCAATACACTAAACAGTTTTTACATCATGAGCCACTGCTATCCACTGCAATAGGGGTACCTGAGTCTCTAGCGGGCGAGGGCTATAACACGCGTTTTCCCGACTTTTCGCCAATGGGGATGCGTGCGTTACAAGATGATATGAATACCGCAGCGTTGGCTGTGGCTAAGGTCAATAACCAAGGCTTTTCACAAGATGAAAAGCGGCATCAACAAATCGTAGCGGATATCTTGGGTTATTACGCAGGTTTCTCAGAGTTTCACGGTGGTTACATTGATACGTGGGCAGGGCATCTACCTTATATAATAAATCAGCTATCTGGACCACTCATCGATGTACCTAAGGTAATGCAGGTGCAGCAACCGGTGTCGAGTGTGGCACAAGCAGAAGAATATATTGCTCGCTTAGCGCACTTCGATTTCCTTGTCGCCGGTGTTATAGATAAGTACAAAACGGACAAATTAAATGGCGTGCAGTTACCGAAAAAGTTATACCCAAAAACAATAACATACTTCGATAACTTCCTCGCCAGCCCAGTTGCTGAACACGCATTAGTAACGTCATTTATGAAAAAACTGGCGCAAACTGATATCAGTCAAAGTGAGCAAAATGCTTTGATAGAAAAAGCACAAGAAGCGGTGAAAAATGTGGTGTATCCGGCATATCAAACGGTTAGAGACACGCTACAGGCTACGCAGGCGCATGCACCAACGGGCGACGGAGTTTGGGCGCAGCCTAATGGTGATGCTATGTATCTTCATGAGGTTCGCTATTTAGGTGATTCGAGCATGACACCAGATGACATTCATCAGCTTGGTTTAGATGAGGTTGCACGTATAAGTGGTGAAATGGACGCAATCTTACGTGCCCAAGGCTATGACGAAGGCACGGTTGGTGAACGCATGGTCATGTTAGCGCAACAACCAGAATTTCTTTACCAAGACAGTGATGAAGGCCGCGCGCAATTACTTAAAGCTCTTAATGATCAAATTGCGGGAATAATGGCGAAGACGGATATGTACTACGGTACGTTACCCACTCAAAAAGTAGAGGTGAAACGAATTCCCAAAGTGACCGAAGCTGGCGAAGCGGGTGGTTATTATTCCCAACCTTCATTGGACGGAGAACGGCCAGGTATTTTCTGGATTAACTTACGGGATATGTCTGCTGTGCCGAGCTTTTCGTTAAAAACACTGACATACCACGAAGCCGTGCCTGGGCATCATTTTCAAATTGCACTGAATATGGCACAGCAGGATATAGGTTTGCTCAGACAAAATGCCCCGTTTAATGCTTATGTTGAAGGGTGGGCATTATATTCTGAGCTAGTGGCCAAAGAAATGGGCATGTACCAAGATGATCCCTTTGGTGATTTAGGGCGCTTACAAGCAGAACTGTATCGTGCAGTGCGCTTGGTGGTCGATACAGGATTACACCGTAAAAAGTGGACCCGAGAGCAGGCAATTGAATATTTTCACGACACCACTGGCACCGGTATGACTGACGTCATCGCTGAAGTAGAACGTTATATGGCACTGCCCGGTCAAGCATTAGGGTATAAACTCGGCATGTTGCAATTTGTTGAACTTCGCCGCATGGCTGAACAGGAATTGGGTAGTGAGTTTGATTTAAAACGTTTTCACGATCTATTGCTTTTACCTGGTGCACGCCCCATGTCGGTAGTTAGACGTGACGTAAAACGCTGGATTGCCAATAACGGTGCGTGATAGAGAGCATATTTTTGTGTTTTAACAGCGGGATAAGGAGAGCGAATTGACAGTGTTAATTATATTGGGCGTGTTATTTATCGCCCTTTTAGTTGTGGTGCCCTTACTAGAGCGTTCGAGCTTTAGGATGTCCAATGAGCAAATCTCAAAAATGAGCAGATGGATATTGCCCCTGTTAGTGGTAATGGTCATCGTGCAGCTCATTATGCACTTTACATCGAATTAACTTTCTATCATTAAGTGGAAGAAACTATGTCGTCAAAAATATTATTTTTAGCAGGAAGCGCGAGAAAAGACTCGCTGAATAAAAAGTTAGCCAAAGCCGCTTACGAACTGGCATTGGAGCAGGGTGCAGAGGCGACGTTTATTGATTTAAAGGACTATCCTCTGCC from the Paraglaciecola mesophila genome contains:
- a CDS encoding FAD-dependent oxidoreductase, with amino-acid sequence MFDFCIVGGGMVGATTALGLAQKGFSVALVETHLPEPFTTDDEPDMRVSAISVTSQLLLASLGAWQHIAHMRTCSYRRLSVWENITARTDFDCADIHADRLGYIVENRILQLGIHQALANLPNVTWFTKSDITMIDTGHASHRFPEIHFADKSLLTCKWIIGADGLHSKVRSAANIGTQGWQYRQQALAIQVVTHAAPQDITWQQFIPSGPVAFLPMYEQFASLVWYNTNDNIRRLKALSPSALKQEIKQAFPDELVDFDVLKTAHFPLMRMHANQYVKNNVVLVGDAAHAINPLAGQGVNLGFKDVAALLDCIDGRSPSVDCMHKYEAKRRRDNLLMMSAMDAIYGTFKQSNPLIKTLRNLGLTLANNGGPIKHQVMKYAMGLR
- a CDS encoding DUF885 domain-containing protein, whose protein sequence is MIKRLLIPLTLSALVGACSSSDERGVMSTQASSVNQAKNALSSQAKKAQLQTLVEQYTKQFLHHEPLLSTAIGVPESLAGEGYNTRFPDFSPMGMRALQDDMNTAALAVAKVNNQGFSQDEKRHQQIVADILGYYAGFSEFHGGYIDTWAGHLPYIINQLSGPLIDVPKVMQVQQPVSSVAQAEEYIARLAHFDFLVAGVIDKYKTDKLNGVQLPKKLYPKTITYFDNFLASPVAEHALVTSFMKKLAQTDISQSEQNALIEKAQEAVKNVVYPAYQTVRDTLQATQAHAPTGDGVWAQPNGDAMYLHEVRYLGDSSMTPDDIHQLGLDEVARISGEMDAILRAQGYDEGTVGERMVMLAQQPEFLYQDSDEGRAQLLKALNDQIAGIMAKTDMYYGTLPTQKVEVKRIPKVTEAGEAGGYYSQPSLDGERPGIFWINLRDMSAVPSFSLKTLTYHEAVPGHHFQIALNMAQQDIGLLRQNAPFNAYVEGWALYSELVAKEMGMYQDDPFGDLGRLQAELYRAVRLVVDTGLHRKKWTREQAIEYFHDTTGTGMTDVIAEVERYMALPGQALGYKLGMLQFVELRRMAEQELGSEFDLKRFHDLLLLPGARPMSVVRRDVKRWIANNGA